From one Cyanobacterium stanieri PCC 7202 genomic stretch:
- a CDS encoding hypothetical protein (TIGRFAM: putative PEP-CTERM/exosortase system-associated acyltransferase~KEGG: cps:CPS_0524 hypothetical protein~SPTR: Putative uncharacterized protein), whose amino-acid sequence MENINLGQHFTKYFKILIADTPELKQEVFKIRYQVYCEELGYEPLNKFPDKLEKDAYDARSVHCLLQHKPTGIYAGCVRLILSNTENSQEKFPFEYVCPNHTMDFDNFIPRNCVAEVSRLAVISQFRKRSGEESSPSGLILFDEKKKEKEQETISQKRRSPVIALSLYLAATVLVVDLQLEYALTLMEPRLARHLRMTGLKFTSIGEKIDFHGKRGPFSIKIPGLVDKLHKNDDVYGLFETIYSFIGKHNSLSIYQTHHRVC is encoded by the coding sequence ATGGAAAATATAAATCTTGGTCAACATTTTACTAAGTATTTCAAGATATTAATAGCAGATACTCCCGAGTTAAAACAAGAAGTTTTTAAAATTCGCTATCAGGTATATTGCGAAGAATTAGGTTATGAGCCCTTGAACAAATTTCCAGATAAACTTGAAAAAGACGCTTATGATGCAAGATCTGTTCATTGTCTATTACAACACAAGCCCACAGGAATCTATGCAGGATGTGTGCGTTTAATATTATCAAACACAGAAAATTCCCAAGAAAAATTTCCTTTTGAATATGTATGTCCTAACCACACTATGGACTTTGACAACTTTATACCGAGAAATTGCGTAGCTGAAGTATCAAGATTAGCAGTCATTTCGCAATTTCGCAAACGTTCTGGGGAAGAAAGTAGTCCTAGTGGGTTAATATTGTTTGACGAAAAAAAGAAGGAGAAAGAACAAGAAACCATTAGTCAAAAACGTAGATCCCCTGTCATTGCATTAAGTTTATATCTTGCAGCAACTGTATTAGTTGTAGATTTACAACTTGAATATGCTCTAACTTTGATGGAACCTCGTTTGGCTCGTCATTTACGTATGACAGGTTTAAAATTTACCTCCATAGGTGAAAAGATTGATTTTCATGGCAAGAGAGGTCCTTTTTCCATTAAAATACCCGGCTTAGTTGATAAGTTACATAAAAATGATGATGTTTATGGGTTGTTTGAAACTATATATAGTTTTATAGGAAAGCACAATTCTCTTAGTATTTATCAAACACATCATAGAGTCTGCTGA
- a CDS encoding hypothetical protein (TIGRFAM: putative PEP-CTERM/exosortase system-associated acyltransferase~KEGG: net:Neut_0626 hypothetical protein~SPTR: Putative uncharacterized protein) gives MKLKSSENIIDYNNLFDICIANTDELQKESFHLRYRIYCQELNYEPLSKFPDKMEKDSYDSHSIHCLLRYNLTDTYIAGFRLILSPSNNYNKKFPIEGFFPDALANFQSVPRVKFAEVSRLMILPEFRNWSISNNINCDQKDLVNYSFPTSFPLVTLHLYLSFIALLVEFDLDYGLALMQPKLARHSAIIGITSHSIGESIQFNGLRRPFIFKTTEILRNFEQKPTIDESFKKIQYKIRKNLFSNYYAA, from the coding sequence ATGAAGCTCAAATCCTCGGAAAATATAATCGATTACAATAATTTATTTGATATTTGTATAGCGAATACAGATGAACTTCAAAAAGAAAGTTTCCATCTCCGTTATCGTATATATTGTCAAGAACTTAATTACGAACCCTTAAGTAAATTCCCTGATAAGATGGAAAAAGATTCTTATGATTCACATTCAATTCATTGTCTTCTAAGATATAATTTAACAGATACTTACATAGCAGGTTTTCGCTTAATCTTATCCCCATCAAATAACTATAATAAAAAATTTCCCATAGAAGGTTTTTTTCCAGATGCTTTAGCTAATTTCCAATCTGTTCCTCGTGTTAAATTTGCCGAGGTGTCTCGTCTTATGATTCTTCCAGAATTTCGTAATTGGTCTATTTCTAATAATATTAACTGTGATCAAAAAGATTTAGTAAATTATTCATTCCCAACTTCTTTTCCTTTGGTTACCTTACATTTGTATCTGTCATTTATTGCTCTATTAGTTGAATTTGATCTTGACTATGGCTTAGCATTAATGCAGCCAAAATTAGCAAGACATTCAGCTATTATTGGTATTACATCACACTCTATTGGTGAATCCATACAATTTAACGGCTTGAGGAGACCTTTCATTTTCAAAACGACAGAAATCTTGAGGAATTTTGAGCAAAAGCCAACAATAGATGAGTCATTTAAAAAAATACAATACAAAATAAGGAAAAATTTATTTTCTAACTATTATGCTGCCTAG